One stretch of Segatella copri DNA includes these proteins:
- the fic gene encoding protein adenylyltransferase Fic — translation MDRKLSIRFYKDREVRAVWDGEYNKWWFSVLDIIGVLNEQDDYSKNRNYWKYLKNKLKKENNELVSATNQLKLQAPDGKLRLTDVLDNEGIMLLARNFPNNKAADFLDWFTYSDNTIDGQSRKKAYTLFESELINSITEGSVKGLQQIHAFLFGGLYDFAGQIRTMNIAKGGFQFAMAQYLPQTLAGIEQMPESTLDEIIDKYVEMNIAHPFREGNGRATRIWLDLILKRRLKKCVDWSLIDKNDYLAAMTQSVVDSSSIKQLISNALTDQIEDREVFMKGIDYSYYYEQVDE, via the coding sequence ATGGACAGAAAATTATCAATCAGATTTTATAAAGACCGGGAAGTAAGAGCGGTTTGGGACGGGGAATACAACAAGTGGTGGTTCTCTGTGCTGGATATTATCGGCGTATTGAACGAGCAGGACGATTATAGCAAGAACCGTAATTACTGGAAGTATCTGAAAAATAAACTGAAGAAGGAAAATAATGAACTGGTTAGTGCTACTAACCAGTTGAAATTACAAGCTCCTGACGGCAAACTGCGTTTGACCGATGTCCTCGACAACGAAGGTATTATGTTGCTAGCCAGGAACTTTCCTAACAATAAAGCTGCCGACTTTCTGGATTGGTTTACCTATAGCGATAATACCATTGATGGCCAGAGCCGCAAGAAAGCATACACTCTTTTTGAGAGTGAACTGATTAATTCCATTACTGAAGGTTCTGTCAAAGGTTTGCAGCAGATTCATGCTTTCCTCTTTGGTGGTCTATACGATTTTGCGGGACAGATCCGAACTATGAACATTGCAAAGGGCGGTTTCCAATTTGCCATGGCGCAGTATCTTCCACAAACACTTGCTGGAATCGAACAGATGCCGGAAAGTACGCTGGATGAAATCATCGACAAATACGTAGAAATGAACATTGCTCATCCTTTCCGTGAGGGAAATGGCAGAGCTACGCGCATTTGGCTTGACTTGATATTGAAGCGCAGGCTGAAAAAATGCGTGGATTGGAGCCTTATTGACAAGAACGATTATTTGGCTGCGATGACACAAAGTGTTGTTGATAGTAGTAGCATCAAACAGCTTATTTCCAATGCTTTAACAGATCAAATTGAAGACCGTGAGGTCTTCATGAAGGGCATAGACTATTCTTATTATTATGAGCAGGTGGATGAATAA
- the rsmH gene encoding 16S rRNA (cytosine(1402)-N(4))-methyltransferase RsmH encodes MIKTAETYHVPVLLKESVDGLNIQPGGIYVDVTFGGGGHSKEILSRLTEGAHLYSFDQDADAERNVVANENFTFVCSNFRFLKNWMRYYGVDGLDGLLADLGVSSHHFDDETRGFSFRFDSPLDMRMNKRAGKTAADIVNEYDEGALADIFYLYGELKNSRRIASALVKARAEKPILTTKDFMAAVEPLFKREREKKDMAKLFQALRIEVNHEMDALKEMLRSATELLKPGGRLSVITYHSLEDRIVKNMMKAGNAEGKIEQDFFGRIETPFKLVNNKVIVPDADEQERNPRSRSAKLRIAEKK; translated from the coding sequence ATGATAAAGACAGCAGAAACATATCACGTACCGGTGCTCCTCAAGGAGAGCGTTGACGGGTTGAACATACAGCCAGGAGGCATCTATGTAGACGTAACCTTCGGTGGTGGCGGACACTCTAAAGAGATTCTGTCGCGCCTGACGGAGGGAGCGCACCTGTACAGCTTCGACCAGGATGCCGATGCAGAACGCAACGTGGTGGCAAACGAGAACTTCACCTTCGTATGCTCCAACTTCAGATTCCTGAAAAACTGGATGCGCTACTACGGGGTAGACGGACTCGACGGACTGTTAGCCGACCTGGGCGTATCGAGCCATCACTTCGATGACGAGACCCGCGGTTTCTCCTTCCGTTTCGACTCCCCACTCGACATGCGCATGAACAAACGTGCGGGGAAGACTGCTGCCGACATCGTAAACGAATATGACGAAGGTGCCCTTGCCGACATCTTCTACCTATACGGTGAGCTGAAGAACTCGCGCCGCATCGCCTCGGCACTCGTCAAGGCAAGAGCCGAGAAGCCCATCCTCACCACCAAAGACTTCATGGCAGCCGTAGAGCCCCTCTTCAAGCGGGAACGCGAGAAGAAAGACATGGCAAAGCTCTTCCAGGCGCTGCGCATAGAAGTGAACCACGAGATGGACGCCCTGAAAGAGATGCTCCGCTCAGCCACGGAACTCCTGAAACCGGGAGGCAGACTCAGCGTCATCACCTATCACTCGCTGGAAGACAGAATCGTAAAGAACATGATGAAAGCGGGCAATGCAGAAGGCAAGATAGAGCAGGACTTCTTCGGAAGAATAGAAACCCCTTTCAAACTCGTGAACAACAAGGTTATCGTTCCCGATGCCGACGAGCAGGAAAGAAACCCTAGGAGCAGAAGCGCCAAACTAAGAATAGCAGAAAAGAAATGA
- a CDS encoding glycerol acyltransferase: MSESIEKTIDIDKILKSKMGSKVKFVPRFLVSWLKKIIHEDEVNRFLWESRGLSGTEWLTECVRYLKMDVEIVGLENLPDKNDGKLYTFVSNHPLGGQDGVCLGSIIGKHYDGKFRYLVNDLLLNLPGLKPVSIGINKTGRQSRDFPRMVEAGFKSDNHMLMFPAGLNSRKRKDGTIHDLPWKKTFISKSVEYQRDVVPIHFGGRNSERFYRIARFSDKYLPFNLAMLFLVDEMYRNVGKHFRISIGKPIPWQTFDKSKSATEWAQYVEDRVYEL, from the coding sequence ATGAGTGAATCAATAGAGAAAACGATAGACATAGATAAGATTCTTAAGAGCAAGATGGGAAGCAAGGTGAAATTCGTACCGCGCTTCCTGGTTTCCTGGCTCAAGAAGATTATTCACGAGGACGAAGTGAACAGGTTCTTGTGGGAGAGCCGTGGCCTTTCGGGTACTGAATGGCTCACCGAATGTGTGCGCTATCTGAAGATGGATGTTGAAATCGTAGGCTTGGAAAACCTGCCTGACAAGAACGACGGCAAACTCTATACCTTTGTTTCCAATCATCCTCTGGGCGGACAGGACGGCGTATGTCTCGGTTCCATCATCGGCAAGCACTATGATGGCAAGTTCCGCTATCTGGTGAATGATCTTCTGCTCAACTTGCCGGGTTTGAAACCTGTAAGTATCGGCATCAACAAGACGGGTCGCCAGAGCCGCGATTTCCCACGTATGGTGGAGGCGGGCTTCAAGAGTGACAACCACATGCTGATGTTTCCGGCAGGCTTGAACAGCCGCAAGCGCAAGGATGGAACCATCCACGACCTGCCTTGGAAGAAGACGTTTATCTCTAAGAGTGTAGAATATCAGCGCGATGTGGTGCCTATCCATTTCGGAGGGCGCAACTCTGAGCGTTTCTACCGCATCGCCCGATTTAGCGACAAGTATCTGCCGTTCAATCTCGCCATGCTGTTCCTAGTTGACGAGATGTACAGAAATGTGGGCAAGCATTTCCGCATCTCTATCGGCAAGCCGATTCCTTGGCAGACTTTTGATAAGAGCAAGTCGGCTACAGAGTGGGCGCAGTATGTTGAAGACAGGGTTTATGAACTTTAA
- a CDS encoding GNAT family N-acetyltransferase, producing MEEEIIQPIDRELLKSELTPDKQLRMTNKSHNEIYIVTAKDSPNVLKEIGRLREIAFREAGGGTGKSMDLDEFDFGDNCYKQLIVWNPEADEIIGGYRYLLGKDWLLDEKGQPKLATSHMFHFSDKFLKEYMPYTVELGRSFVSLEYQNVRTNTKSIFALDNLWDGLGALTVLYPEVKYFFGKMTMYPSYIRRGRDMILYFLKKHFDDKENLVIPMKPLKLDTPESDLAAIFTEDDFKADYRILNREVRKLGYNIPPLVNAYMSLSPTMKLFGTAINYGFGDVEETGILIAIDEILEEKRVRHINSFIKEHPEALKITSGANKVIYKEKNI from the coding sequence ATGGAAGAAGAAATCATCCAACCGATTGACCGTGAGCTCCTGAAGAGCGAGCTTACACCCGACAAACAACTGAGAATGACCAATAAGAGCCATAACGAGATTTACATCGTTACGGCAAAAGATTCGCCTAATGTGCTGAAAGAGATTGGTCGACTTCGTGAAATCGCATTCCGCGAAGCGGGAGGCGGAACGGGCAAATCTATGGATCTTGATGAGTTCGACTTTGGTGACAACTGTTACAAGCAGCTGATTGTCTGGAATCCTGAAGCCGATGAGATTATCGGCGGTTACCGTTATCTCCTGGGTAAGGACTGGCTGCTCGATGAGAAGGGACAGCCTAAGCTGGCAACCAGCCACATGTTCCATTTCTCCGACAAGTTCCTCAAGGAGTATATGCCTTATACCGTAGAGTTGGGCCGTTCCTTCGTTTCGCTCGAATATCAGAATGTGCGTACCAACACCAAGAGCATCTTTGCTCTTGACAATCTCTGGGATGGTTTGGGCGCTTTGACGGTTCTCTATCCGGAAGTAAAATATTTCTTCGGCAAGATGACGATGTATCCGTCTTACATCCGTCGTGGTCGCGACATGATTCTCTATTTCCTCAAGAAGCATTTTGATGACAAGGAGAACCTCGTAATCCCGATGAAACCGCTGAAATTGGATACTCCGGAGAGTGATTTGGCTGCCATCTTTACAGAAGATGACTTCAAGGCAGACTATCGTATCCTGAACCGTGAGGTTCGCAAGTTGGGTTATAATATCCCTCCTCTTGTTAATGCCTACATGAGTCTGAGTCCTACGATGAAGCTTTTCGGTACCGCCATCAACTATGGTTTTGGTGATGTGGAGGAGACCGGTATCCTCATTGCCATCGATGAGATTCTCGAAGAGAAGCGAGTTCGCCATATCAACAGTTTTATTAAGGAACATCCTGAGGCTCTGAAGATTACGAGCGGAGCCAATAAAGTAATTTATAAGGAAAAAAATATCTAA
- a CDS encoding tetratricopeptide repeat protein translates to MNLRNISWAMGLVLLGSVAMPSLARKKKVQPVQKPAVQEDHLSPNDRQRYNYFFLEGARQQAAGNYSAAFDLFEHARKIDPKAAETYFYESLFYSQLKQDSLALAYMQKAIELNPENQTYAEQLGRYYIGSQKYDLAIDAYEDLYAKNHDNTDALRILVQLYSQNKDYKSVLKTISRLEVEEGESEQFTLSKMRVYELMNDKKAAYQELKSLVDQHPLDMQYKTMLGNWLVQHNRQKEAYKCFTDVLKEEPDNSYAQMSLYDYYNATHQEQLAGQMLDKILMSPKSDLETKVMMYRSFIQKNESEGGDSTKVIALFDKALNVAHPSAEVAEMRAAYMSLKKMPADSVCRAFEKVLTIAPDNVNARMQLVQMLWNEKKYDLVSLQCKAAQEYNPEEMVFYYFGGMAYYQKDKEDEALREFRLGLAQVNAQSPADLVSDLYAVTGDILHKKGEEQEAFAAYDSCLQWKDDNVMALNNYAYYLSEKGVDLHKAEAMSYKTIKAEPNNGTYLDTYAWILFMEERYADAKTYIDQALKNRDSTADNSTVLEHAGDIYYMNGMADESVDFWKKAYTGENQTEVLAWKIKNRQYITGEELKKRNAPKQKPAATKKSVRKGKKK, encoded by the coding sequence ATGAATCTTAGAAATATCAGTTGGGCAATGGGGCTGGTCTTGCTGGGTTCGGTAGCCATGCCGTCGCTTGCCCGTAAAAAGAAGGTGCAGCCGGTTCAGAAGCCGGCGGTTCAGGAGGACCATCTCTCTCCGAACGACCGCCAGCGCTACAACTATTTCTTCCTGGAGGGAGCGCGCCAGCAGGCTGCCGGCAATTATTCGGCAGCTTTCGACCTTTTTGAGCATGCCCGGAAGATTGACCCGAAGGCGGCTGAAACCTATTTCTATGAGTCGCTTTTCTATTCTCAGCTCAAGCAGGATTCCCTGGCACTTGCCTATATGCAGAAGGCAATAGAACTGAATCCGGAAAACCAGACCTATGCAGAGCAGTTGGGCAGATATTATATAGGTAGCCAGAAATACGATCTTGCCATCGATGCCTATGAGGATCTGTATGCCAAAAACCACGATAATACCGATGCCCTCCGCATCCTGGTTCAGCTTTATTCCCAGAATAAGGATTATAAATCGGTACTCAAAACCATTTCGCGTCTTGAGGTGGAAGAAGGTGAAAGCGAACAGTTCACCCTCTCTAAAATGAGAGTTTATGAACTGATGAACGACAAGAAGGCTGCCTATCAGGAACTGAAGTCGCTGGTAGACCAGCATCCGCTGGATATGCAGTATAAGACAATGCTGGGCAACTGGCTCGTACAGCACAACCGCCAGAAGGAAGCCTACAAGTGCTTTACCGATGTACTGAAGGAAGAGCCTGATAACTCCTATGCCCAGATGTCGCTTTACGACTATTATAATGCCACCCATCAGGAGCAGCTTGCCGGGCAAATGCTCGATAAGATATTGATGAGTCCGAAATCGGATCTGGAGACCAAAGTGATGATGTACCGCTCTTTCATTCAGAAGAACGAGAGCGAAGGTGGCGATTCTACCAAGGTGATTGCGCTGTTCGACAAGGCACTCAACGTAGCTCATCCGTCAGCCGAAGTGGCAGAGATGAGAGCTGCTTATATGAGTTTGAAGAAGATGCCTGCCGACTCTGTTTGCCGTGCCTTCGAAAAGGTGCTTACCATAGCTCCGGATAACGTGAATGCCAGAATGCAACTTGTACAGATGCTCTGGAACGAGAAGAAATATGACCTGGTTTCCCTGCAATGTAAGGCGGCTCAGGAGTATAATCCCGAAGAAATGGTGTTCTATTACTTCGGTGGAATGGCGTATTATCAGAAAGATAAGGAAGACGAGGCGCTCCGTGAGTTCCGTCTCGGATTGGCGCAGGTGAATGCACAGTCGCCTGCCGACCTGGTATCCGACCTCTATGCCGTAACCGGCGATATCCTTCATAAGAAAGGTGAAGAGCAGGAAGCCTTTGCGGCTTACGATTCCTGCCTGCAATGGAAAGACGACAACGTGATGGCTCTGAACAACTATGCCTACTATCTGAGCGAGAAGGGTGTTGACCTGCATAAGGCTGAGGCGATGAGCTACAAGACCATCAAGGCAGAGCCGAACAACGGTACTTATCTGGATACCTATGCTTGGATTCTCTTTATGGAAGAACGCTATGCTGATGCCAAGACTTATATAGACCAGGCACTCAAAAACCGCGATTCCACCGCAGATAACAGTACGGTTCTGGAACATGCCGGAGATATCTATTATATGAATGGTATGGCCGATGAATCCGTGGATTTCTGGAAGAAAGCCTATACCGGCGAGAACCAGACTGAGGTGCTGGCATGGAAGATTAAGAACAGACAATATATTACCGGAGAAGAACTGAAGAAGCGTAATGCGCCAAAGCAGAAACCTGCCGCTACGAAGAAGTCAGTTAGAAAAGGTAAGAAGAAATAA
- a CDS encoding FtsL-like putative cell division protein — translation MINDKDINISEKPIAEEKAQASQEPPKQETPQQEPQQQEALQASLKEVIAKQAIEEEASGSSSFTLRKILGGDILTAQIIRRQIWLVILIVFFVIIYISNRYNIQNDIIELDKLQKELQDTKYKALSTSSQITEKSRESNVLDMLKNNKDSVLHIATQPPYIINVPEE, via the coding sequence ATGATAAACGATAAAGACATAAACATCAGCGAGAAGCCTATAGCCGAAGAAAAGGCACAGGCATCACAGGAACCGCCGAAGCAGGAAACTCCGCAGCAGGAGCCACAGCAGCAGGAGGCTCTACAGGCTTCGCTCAAGGAAGTGATTGCCAAGCAAGCCATTGAGGAAGAGGCTTCAGGATCATCGAGCTTTACGCTGCGAAAGATTCTGGGTGGAGACATTCTTACCGCACAAATCATACGCCGGCAGATATGGCTCGTTATCCTCATCGTGTTTTTTGTCATTATCTACATATCCAACCGATACAATATCCAGAACGATATCATCGAGTTGGACAAACTGCAGAAAGAACTGCAAGACACCAAATATAAAGCGCTGTCTACAAGCAGCCAGATAACAGAGAAGAGTCGTGAAAGTAATGTGCTCGACATGCTGAAAAACAACAAAGACAGCGTGCTGCACATCGCTACCCAACCTCCATACATCATAAACGTACCCGAAGAATGA
- a CDS encoding deoxyguanosinetriphosphate triphosphohydrolase: protein MEWKQLISNKRFGQEHKHAERHDDRSEFKRDYDRLIFSSAFRRLQNKTQVFPLPGSIFVHNRLTHSLEVASVGMSIGNDISRRVIQKRPELKDTLVEEIGTIVSAACLAHDLGNPPFGHSGEKAIQTFFSEGPGQKIKSMVSSEFWDDITHFEGNANAFRILTHRFKGRRQGGFVMTYSMLASIVKYPFASCLAGNHGKFGFFASETESYRKIADELGIFCKSAPGEPLKYARHPLVYMVEAADDICYEIMDIEDSHKLKILSFAETEHLLLSFFDEDIQQKIRQRIIDEELTDENEKVVYMRASVIGKLENECVAAFLAHEEEILAGTFEGCLIDHISERQKKAYKECEKISYSKIYQSKPVLDIELSGYQIMATLMEVFIEAAVNPSRFYSKQLLRRVSSQYDIENENLEERIMAVIDYISGMTDIYALDIYQKINGISLPIV, encoded by the coding sequence ATGGAATGGAAACAACTGATATCCAACAAGCGTTTCGGACAGGAGCATAAGCATGCCGAGCGCCATGATGATCGCTCTGAATTCAAGCGCGATTACGACCGTCTTATCTTTTCATCGGCATTCCGCCGCCTGCAGAACAAGACGCAGGTTTTCCCTTTGCCGGGCAGCATCTTCGTTCACAACCGCCTCACCCACAGTCTGGAGGTGGCAAGTGTGGGCATGTCGATAGGTAACGACATTTCCCGACGTGTCATCCAGAAGCGGCCTGAACTGAAGGATACGCTCGTCGAAGAGATAGGTACCATCGTAAGTGCAGCCTGTCTGGCACATGATTTGGGCAATCCGCCTTTCGGTCATTCCGGCGAGAAAGCCATCCAGACTTTCTTCTCTGAAGGACCGGGTCAGAAGATAAAATCAATGGTTTCATCGGAGTTTTGGGATGATATTACGCATTTCGAAGGTAACGCAAATGCCTTCAGAATCCTGACCCACCGATTCAAGGGGCGCCGTCAGGGTGGTTTCGTCATGACCTATTCCATGCTTGCTTCCATCGTGAAATACCCGTTTGCAAGCTGTCTTGCCGGCAACCACGGAAAATTCGGTTTCTTTGCTTCAGAAACGGAATCTTATAGGAAAATTGCCGATGAATTGGGCATTTTTTGCAAATCTGCACCGGGTGAGCCTCTCAAATACGCCCGCCATCCACTTGTATATATGGTAGAAGCTGCCGACGATATCTGCTACGAAATCATGGACATCGAAGACTCCCATAAGCTCAAGATTCTTTCCTTTGCCGAGACCGAGCACTTGCTGCTGAGTTTCTTCGATGAAGATATCCAGCAGAAGATACGCCAGCGCATCATCGACGAAGAACTGACTGACGAAAACGAGAAAGTGGTTTACATGAGAGCCAGCGTCATCGGCAAACTGGAGAACGAATGTGTGGCAGCCTTCCTGGCGCACGAGGAGGAAATCCTTGCCGGAACTTTCGAGGGCTGTCTCATCGACCACATTTCCGAGCGCCAGAAAAAGGCATACAAGGAATGTGAGAAGATCTCTTACTCAAAGATTTACCAAAGCAAGCCGGTACTCGACATAGAACTGTCGGGTTATCAAATCATGGCAACTCTGATGGAGGTTTTCATCGAAGCTGCCGTAAACCCATCGCGCTTCTACTCCAAACAGCTCCTGCGCCGGGTAAGTAGCCAGTATGATATAGAGAACGAGAATCTGGAGGAGCGCATCATGGCGGTAATTGATTATATCAGCGGCATGACCGACATCTATGCGCTCGACATCTATCAGAAAATCAACGGAATCAGTCTGCCTATTGTATAA
- the dut gene encoding dUTP diphosphatase, which translates to MIKVQIINKGHQPLPAFATPQSAGMDLRANIDEAIVLHPMERRLVPTGLYMALPAGYEAQIRPRSGLALKHGITVLNTPGTIDADYRGEIMVLLINFSTEDFVINDGERIAQMVLAKHEQCDFIEVNELDETERGAGGYGHTGVK; encoded by the coding sequence ATGATAAAAGTACAGATTATCAACAAGGGGCATCAGCCTCTACCTGCGTTTGCCACACCTCAGAGTGCCGGCATGGATTTGCGTGCAAACATCGATGAGGCAATCGTGCTTCATCCTATGGAGCGACGACTGGTGCCAACCGGTCTTTATATGGCTTTGCCTGCAGGTTATGAAGCGCAGATCCGTCCTCGCAGCGGTCTGGCTTTGAAGCATGGCATTACCGTATTGAATACGCCGGGAACCATTGATGCCGATTATCGCGGCGAAATCATGGTTCTGCTCATCAATTTCTCTACAGAGGATTTCGTTATCAACGATGGCGAACGTATAGCCCAGATGGTGCTGGCTAAGCACGAACAATGCGATTTCATCGAGGTTAATGAACTCGATGAAACCGAACGTGGAGCCGGCGGATACGGTCATACGGGTGTAAAATAA
- a CDS encoding penicillin-binding protein: MSSKFDHKKVMPRYSAIAIIMTIFAIAVVGKALYIMTAKHDYWMKVAERQKKDSVTVKPNRGNILSCTGQLMASSLPEFKVFMDFKALKDAENDSLWDAKQDSICLCLHQIFPNLSESDFKKHLTEGRAKMSRHWPVYPKRVDYNTFTEIKDIPVFRLKPYQSGFHWEEYNARTRTYGSLAGRTIGAMYGAKDTARFGLELSYDSILRGTNGIVHRRKVRNKFLDITDTPPIDGADIVTTIDVSMQDLAERSLIDELKEINANVGVAIVMDVPTGDIKAIVNMEKCFDGEYREIHNHAVSDLLEPGSVFKPASILVALDDGVVDTTYHVETGGGIWPMYGREMKDHNWRKGGYGMLTLAQTLWYSSNIGVSRIIDDHYRNNPEKFVKGIYRTGLHDDLKIPLVGATPARIRMPHRNKNGQYDNWAKTSLPWMSIGYETQIPPISTLTFYNTIANNGKMMRPRFVSKVMKNGETIMEFPPEVMRQQIAKEKSIKELQTILEQVVSVGLGKKAGSPNFKVAGKTGTAQISKGAGGYKSGGTSYLISFAGYFPADAPRYSCIVCIQKSGLPASGGTMCGKVFHEISEGIMAQSLKVDVKDARDSASVFVPDVKAGNILAANYVLSHLGIKTNANWSGSYADGNPIWGKAERVGNHSIKLIREKQYGKTIVPDVTGMGARDAIYNMESRGIKTQIIGRGKVVKQSLVPGTVIKKGAVCSIVLE, from the coding sequence ATGAGCAGCAAATTTGATCACAAGAAAGTAATGCCCCGCTACAGCGCCATTGCCATCATCATGACGATTTTCGCCATAGCCGTAGTGGGTAAAGCGCTCTACATCATGACCGCCAAGCATGATTACTGGATGAAGGTGGCAGAACGGCAGAAAAAGGATTCCGTGACCGTAAAGCCAAACCGAGGCAACATCTTGAGCTGCACAGGACAGCTGATGGCAAGTTCGCTGCCGGAGTTTAAGGTTTTCATGGACTTCAAGGCGCTGAAAGATGCAGAAAACGACTCGCTGTGGGATGCCAAGCAAGACTCCATCTGTCTTTGCCTGCACCAGATATTCCCGAACCTGAGCGAGTCTGATTTCAAGAAGCACCTCACCGAAGGTCGCGCCAAGATGAGCCGCCACTGGCCGGTTTATCCGAAGCGTGTAGACTATAACACCTTCACCGAGATAAAGGACATCCCTGTATTCCGCCTGAAACCCTACCAGAGCGGTTTCCACTGGGAAGAATATAATGCCCGAACCAGAACTTACGGTTCGCTGGCAGGCCGTACCATCGGAGCCATGTATGGCGCCAAGGATACCGCCCGCTTCGGTCTGGAGCTGAGTTACGACTCCATCCTGCGAGGCACCAACGGTATCGTGCATCGCCGCAAGGTGCGCAACAAGTTCCTCGACATTACCGATACCCCTCCTATTGACGGAGCCGATATCGTGACCACCATCGACGTGAGCATGCAAGACCTTGCCGAACGCTCACTCATCGACGAGCTGAAGGAAATCAACGCCAATGTGGGTGTAGCCATCGTGATGGATGTACCTACGGGCGACATCAAGGCCATCGTAAACATGGAGAAATGTTTCGACGGCGAATACAGAGAGATCCACAACCATGCCGTGAGCGACCTTCTGGAGCCAGGTTCGGTGTTCAAGCCAGCCTCTATCCTCGTAGCGCTGGACGACGGAGTGGTAGACACAACCTATCACGTAGAAACCGGTGGCGGTATATGGCCGATGTACGGCAGAGAAATGAAAGACCACAACTGGCGAAAAGGCGGATACGGAATGCTGACCCTCGCACAGACCCTGTGGTACAGTTCGAACATCGGTGTGAGCCGCATCATAGACGACCATTACCGCAACAACCCGGAGAAATTCGTAAAGGGTATCTACCGTACCGGTCTGCACGACGACCTGAAGATTCCGCTGGTGGGAGCAACGCCAGCCAGAATCCGCATGCCGCACAGAAACAAGAACGGACAATATGACAACTGGGCAAAGACCAGTTTGCCATGGATGAGTATCGGATATGAGACCCAGATACCGCCTATCTCTACCCTCACCTTCTACAACACCATCGCCAACAACGGCAAGATGATGCGACCAAGATTCGTGAGCAAGGTAATGAAGAACGGAGAAACCATCATGGAATTTCCTCCTGAAGTGATGCGCCAGCAGATAGCCAAGGAGAAGAGCATCAAGGAACTGCAAACCATCCTGGAACAGGTGGTAAGCGTGGGACTGGGAAAGAAAGCCGGTTCGCCTAACTTCAAAGTGGCAGGAAAGACCGGTACAGCCCAGATTTCAAAAGGTGCCGGTGGATATAAGAGTGGCGGAACCAGCTATCTCATCAGTTTCGCAGGCTACTTCCCTGCCGATGCGCCACGCTACAGCTGTATCGTCTGCATACAGAAATCCGGTTTGCCTGCTTCGGGCGGTACGATGTGCGGTAAGGTGTTCCATGAGATTTCAGAAGGCATCATGGCGCAGAGTCTGAAAGTTGACGTAAAGGACGCCCGCGACTCAGCATCCGTCTTCGTTCCTGACGTAAAGGCAGGCAATATACTTGCTGCCAACTATGTGCTCAGCCACCTCGGCATCAAGACCAATGCCAACTGGAGTGGCAGCTATGCCGACGGCAACCCTATCTGGGGTAAGGCGGAGCGCGTGGGTAACCACAGCATCAAACTCATCAGGGAGAAGCAATACGGCAAGACAATCGTACCCGACGTTACCGGAATGGGAGCCCGAGACGCTATCTACAATATGGAGAGCCGGGGCATCAAGACCCAGATTATAGGTAGAGGAAAGGTAGTAAAGCAGAGTCTGGTGCCGGGAACGGTCATCAAGAAAGGTGCCGTATGCAGCATTGTGCTCGAATAA